A genomic window from Punica granatum isolate Tunisia-2019 chromosome 2, ASM765513v2, whole genome shotgun sequence includes:
- the LOC116194452 gene encoding uncharacterized protein LOC116194452, producing MCLVCGCEEEEREIGRQQASGACPHCGGKVQAVDVETHWRFCFLPVCFSFKRKYYCSLCSKRLVLYQ from the coding sequence ATGTGTTTGGTGTGTGGTTGTGAAGAGGAAGAGCGGGAGATCGGAAGGCAGCAAGCTTCGGGGGCATGCCCTCACTGCGGCGGCAAGGTCCAGGCGGTGGACGTGGAGACCCACTGGCGGTTCTGCTTCCTCCCCGTCTGCTTCTCCTTCAAGCGCAAGTACTACTGCTCCCTCTGCTCCAAGCGCCTCGTCCTCTACCAGTAG